From one Bacteroides eggerthii genomic stretch:
- a CDS encoding efflux RND transporter periplasmic adaptor subunit, with the protein MKRIYWILASISLCSLTSCNGSTQDAKGCQTVKIDTVISASGQSYLQYPGKVKAAQDISLAFRVSGTIQKIYVKDGARVQAGQLLAELDPTDYQVQLDATEAEYKQIKAEAERVMALYKDNGTTPSANDKAVYGLKQITAKYQHHKDQLGYTRLYAPFSGYIQKRLFEAHETIGAGMPVLSMISSGAPEVEINLPAAEYIRREQFDQYYCTFDIYPEQTYLLKLISVTPKANANQLYTMRLQLLADKHPIPSPGMNTMVTIRCDSDSPRNLSVPGNAILQKNGKACVFVYNPSDNKVSSREVTVVRLMSDGRSIITSDGLKPGDLIVSAGIHYIENGEIVKPLPVASETNIGGLL; encoded by the coding sequence ATGAAACGAATTTATTGGATTTTAGCAAGCATTTCCTTATGTTCACTTACATCCTGCAACGGCAGCACACAAGATGCCAAAGGATGCCAAACAGTAAAAATAGATACGGTTATTTCCGCCAGCGGGCAGAGTTATTTGCAATATCCCGGAAAAGTGAAGGCGGCACAGGACATCAGTCTCGCCTTCAGAGTCAGCGGAACCATACAGAAAATATATGTAAAGGATGGCGCCCGCGTACAAGCCGGACAGTTGCTTGCCGAACTGGACCCTACGGACTACCAAGTGCAACTGGATGCCACCGAAGCCGAATACAAGCAGATAAAAGCAGAGGCAGAACGTGTGATGGCTCTATATAAAGATAACGGGACTACCCCCAGCGCCAACGACAAAGCAGTGTACGGACTGAAACAAATCACCGCCAAATATCAGCATCATAAAGACCAGCTGGGATACACCCGGCTTTACGCACCTTTCAGCGGTTATATACAAAAACGACTGTTCGAAGCGCACGAAACGATAGGTGCCGGAATGCCTGTCCTGTCTATGATCAGCAGTGGCGCACCGGAAGTAGAGATAAACCTGCCGGCAGCCGAATATATCCGTCGGGAACAGTTCGACCAATATTACTGTACTTTCGACATTTATCCGGAGCAGACCTATCTGTTGAAGTTAATCAGCGTAACTCCCAAAGCCAATGCCAACCAGCTGTACACCATGCGCCTGCAACTGCTTGCAGACAAACACCCCATCCCCTCGCCGGGCATGAATACAATGGTTACCATTCGTTGCGATAGTGACAGTCCCCGCAATCTGTCTGTACCCGGTAATGCCATTCTGCAAAAAAACGGCAAAGCCTGCGTTTTTGTATATAATCCGTCCGACAATAAAGTAAGCAGTCGCGAAGTAACCGTAGTACGCCTGATGAGCGACGGACGCAGTATCATCACATCCGATGGGCTGAAACCCGGAGACCTGATTGTTTCGGCAGGAATACACTACATAGAGAACGGAGAAATCGTAAAACCGCTGCCAGTTGCCAGCGAGACAAATATCGGCGGATTATTATAA